Proteins co-encoded in one Flavobacteriaceae bacterium MAR_2009_75 genomic window:
- a CDS encoding vitamin K-dependent gamma-carboxylase-like protein, which translates to MKRFLFTKIDNSPLIIFRIFFGVLVALECYGAILTGWVRRTLVEPLFTFNFIGLDWLQPLPGYGMYFYFFVMGTLGICIALGYKYRLSIISFTVLWASVYLMQKTSYNNHYYLLILISGFMCFFPAHRSHSLDVRHNPAIREDGMHAYVKYVVILQLLIVYVYASVAKIYADWLDFGIIKILMQGKANYPFVGTFLQEPWIHKIIGIFGILFDLLIVPALLFKPTRKIAFFASIFFHLFNSIIFQIGIFPYLSLAFTVFFFEPETIRKIFFKRKPPYQINKTEVPIKQPLFYAIAGTYFLIQLLLPVRHHFIKDEVLWTEEGHRLSWRMMLRSRGGTIEFKIVNQDTHESKIADLDQYLSKKQKRRIASYPDFIWQFAQRLKKEHAEKGENISVYALNSKVSVNGKAYRAFIDPTVDLANAEWDYLWHNEWILPSKGSD; encoded by the coding sequence ATGAAGCGGTTTCTCTTTACTAAAATCGACAATTCGCCCTTAATTATATTCCGTATATTTTTTGGTGTTTTGGTCGCCTTAGAATGTTATGGCGCCATTCTTACCGGTTGGGTAAGGCGAACTCTTGTAGAGCCCCTTTTTACATTCAATTTTATCGGTTTAGATTGGCTACAGCCACTTCCCGGCTATGGTATGTATTTCTATTTTTTTGTCATGGGCACCCTTGGCATATGTATAGCGTTAGGTTATAAATATAGACTTAGCATTATTTCTTTTACCGTGCTGTGGGCATCGGTTTACCTGATGCAAAAAACATCATATAACAATCATTACTATCTTTTGATATTAATTTCTGGCTTCATGTGTTTTTTTCCTGCACATAGAAGCCATTCGCTAGATGTTCGGCACAACCCCGCCATTAGGGAAGATGGCATGCATGCCTATGTGAAATATGTCGTTATATTACAATTGCTAATAGTTTATGTCTACGCCTCTGTTGCCAAAATTTATGCTGATTGGCTCGATTTCGGCATCATCAAAATACTCATGCAGGGCAAAGCCAATTATCCATTTGTTGGCACTTTTCTTCAAGAACCATGGATTCATAAGATTATTGGGATCTTCGGTATTCTATTCGATTTACTGATTGTACCGGCCTTACTTTTTAAGCCTACTCGAAAAATTGCTTTTTTCGCTTCCATTTTCTTTCATCTTTTCAATTCTATTATTTTTCAAATAGGAATATTCCCATATCTATCATTGGCGTTTACGGTGTTCTTTTTTGAGCCGGAAACTATTCGGAAAATTTTCTTCAAACGGAAGCCTCCCTATCAAATTAACAAGACTGAAGTACCAATTAAGCAACCGCTCTTTTACGCCATTGCCGGCACCTATTTCCTCATTCAGCTTCTGCTTCCTGTTCGGCATCATTTTATAAAAGACGAGGTGCTTTGGACCGAAGAAGGCCATCGCCTAAGCTGGCGCATGATGCTTAGAAGTCGTGGCGGCACTATTGAATTTAAAATTGTAAATCAAGACACGCACGAATCAAAAATTGCCGATTTAGACCAATACCTTTCTAAAAAACAAAAGAGAAGAATAGCTTCTTATCCAGATTTTATCTGGCAGTTCGCTCAAAGACTTAAAAAAGAACACGCAGAGAAAGGTGAAAATATTTCAGTTTATGCACTAAACTCAAAAGTTAGCGTTAATGGCAAAGCATATCGCGCCTTTATCGACCCCACCGTTGATTTGGCCAATGCCGAATGGGATTACCTCTGGCATAACGAATGGATTTTACCCAGCAAAGGCAGCGATTAG
- a CDS encoding glyoxalase/bleomycin resistance protein/dioxygenase superfamily protein, with product MIFEHFAINVADVKAVVEWYTTNLKVQVASAQQEPPFMTFLSDSGGRVFVELYHRPDEAITDFTKQHFLTFHLAMVSENAEADKKRLVEVGASYVEEVKKQDGSHLVMLRDPWGMPLQLCQRTDKF from the coding sequence ATGATTTTTGAACATTTTGCAATTAATGTAGCCGATGTTAAAGCTGTAGTAGAGTGGTATACTACAAATCTTAAAGTGCAAGTCGCTAGCGCTCAACAAGAACCTCCGTTTATGACATTTTTGTCCGATTCTGGAGGGCGTGTTTTTGTAGAACTATATCACAGGCCAGACGAGGCTATTACCGATTTTACAAAACAACATTTTCTGACCTTTCATTTGGCAATGGTTTCTGAAAATGCCGAGGCTGACAAAAAGCGGCTTGTCGAAGTAGGCGCCTCTTATGTAGAAGAGGTTAAAAAACAAGATGGAAGCCATCTTGTAATGTTAAGAGACCCATGGGGAATGCCTTTGCAACTCTGCCAGAGAACTGATAAGTTTTAG
- a CDS encoding tetratricopeptide repeat protein yields the protein MKHLSFIFVLLFCIVSYAQEDFLAKQYFNDGDFEKAVVYYEKLVDKNPRRTDYAEGLIATYQQLEHYDEAEKFLLEKIEEGNVYPTLFIELGFNHTLKNEPQKAEKYYNKAISKIDENPNFGYGVGFRFQKYALLDWALQAYSRSMELNPKLDYNYQMARVYGEQGNVEKMYESYLRLISEGRTSKSNVLRNIDAFISSDAESENNILLKKILLQNAQKNPNILWNELLSWLFVQQKQYGSAFRQEKAIYKRMDGSTVQRLESLGEVTLEDNDVETAQEIFEYISENSNDDITKLNARLNLIDIKLLNLTDKNIDEIENEYNELMNIYGYRNQTLQLQVAYSNFLTFRKNNPTKAIDILKKCLELPLNARGTAFIKLALGDILVYDQKFNEALIYFSQIQKNLKNDVLGQNARFKVAQTSFYKGDFDWALTQLKVLRGSTSQLIANDAMQLSLLISDNSLEDSTQTALKRYARADLLAYQNKTNEAITELNEILENHKGEKIEDEALLKQGELLENQKEYTAAEFNYIKIIEFYHSGILADDAHFALGELYRNVLDQPEKAKSHYEKIILNYQDSYYSPQARKHFRRLRGDAIN from the coding sequence ATGAAGCATCTTTCGTTCATCTTTGTTTTGCTATTTTGTATAGTTAGCTACGCACAAGAAGATTTTTTGGCGAAGCAGTATTTTAATGATGGTGATTTTGAAAAAGCCGTAGTCTACTACGAAAAATTGGTCGATAAAAATCCGAGGCGGACCGATTACGCAGAAGGTCTAATTGCCACCTACCAACAATTAGAGCATTACGACGAAGCCGAAAAATTTCTTTTAGAGAAAATTGAAGAAGGCAACGTGTACCCTACTTTATTTATCGAGCTAGGTTTTAATCACACTCTAAAAAATGAACCTCAGAAAGCTGAAAAATATTACAATAAGGCAATTTCAAAAATAGACGAGAACCCCAATTTTGGCTATGGGGTCGGCTTCCGTTTTCAAAAATACGCCTTACTCGACTGGGCTTTACAGGCCTACTCAAGGTCTATGGAACTCAACCCAAAATTAGACTACAACTACCAAATGGCCAGGGTTTATGGTGAACAAGGCAATGTTGAAAAGATGTATGAGTCGTATCTCAGGCTGATCAGTGAGGGTAGAACCTCAAAATCTAACGTGCTTCGCAATATCGATGCTTTTATATCTTCGGATGCTGAAAGCGAGAACAACATCCTGTTAAAAAAGATATTATTACAAAACGCCCAAAAGAACCCCAATATACTTTGGAACGAACTGCTCAGTTGGCTCTTTGTACAGCAAAAGCAATATGGAAGTGCTTTTCGACAAGAAAAAGCCATTTATAAGCGTATGGATGGTAGCACTGTGCAGCGTCTAGAAAGTCTTGGCGAAGTTACATTGGAGGATAATGACGTAGAAACAGCGCAAGAGATATTCGAGTATATTTCAGAGAATAGTAATGATGATATTACAAAACTGAACGCAAGATTAAATCTTATAGACATCAAACTTCTGAACCTAACTGATAAAAATATTGATGAAATTGAAAATGAGTATAATGAACTAATGAACATATATGGTTATCGAAATCAGACCCTTCAATTGCAGGTAGCGTACTCCAATTTTCTAACATTCAGAAAAAATAATCCTACTAAGGCGATAGACATACTCAAAAAATGCCTTGAGCTTCCGTTGAACGCAAGAGGCACAGCATTTATCAAGTTGGCCTTGGGCGATATTTTAGTATATGATCAAAAATTCAATGAAGCCCTTATTTATTTTTCACAGATTCAGAAAAACCTAAAGAACGATGTTCTAGGGCAAAACGCCCGTTTTAAGGTAGCACAGACCAGTTTTTACAAAGGTGATTTTGATTGGGCACTTACCCAACTCAAAGTATTGCGAGGCTCTACCTCTCAGCTCATAGCCAATGATGCCATGCAACTTAGTTTATTGATTTCAGATAATTCATTGGAAGATTCTACACAAACCGCATTGAAGAGGTACGCCCGTGCCGACCTTTTAGCTTATCAGAATAAAACCAATGAGGCCATAACCGAACTTAATGAGATTCTAGAAAACCATAAAGGCGAAAAAATTGAAGACGAGGCCCTATTGAAGCAAGGGGAACTTTTAGAAAACCAAAAAGAATATACAGCGGCAGAGTTCAATTATATAAAAATTATTGAATTTTACCATAGCGGAATTCTAGCCGATGATGCCCATTTTGCCTTGGGCGAGCTCTATAGAAACGTTCTTGATCAACCTGAAAAAGCCAAATCTCATTACGAAAAAATCATATTAAACTATCAAGATAGTTATTATTCACCTCAGGCTAGAAAGCACTTTAGAAGGCTTAGGGGTGATGCAATTAATTAA
- a CDS encoding putative secreted protein (Por secretion system target), with product MVTKLRLVFSITIVFFSFYASGQGKYWEKLSAQSNLGQKALKEVKVEKGQVFSFQEKLFKQDLHSISTSKGSSKIVYFPDETGKSIAYEIYESSVLSSELSRKYPEIKSYRGHALNGRNDRIRLSISHKDVQAMVVHSDGSPNSFMQKTGANRYVFYSRTAKNSEDIDFVCATQEKVALNSSYISAKPVNDQMLRKYRVAISATAEYTQHHGGTVADALAAINSTLTRVNEVFETDLAVTLELVPDNDEVIYTNAATDPYTGSLGALGNQAQRTLDEEIGVSNYDLGHVLHKGENGGNAGFIGGICVNGQKGSAYSSGQQPEGDVYDLDFVAHEMGHQLGANHTWSYELEGTLVQVEPGSGSTIMGYAGITESDNVLPNGDDYFHYVSIEQIIANLKSKGCGELLSLSNNPPVVEALEDYVIPKSTAFILSGVATDPDEEDVLTYTWEQIDNGVVTSATFGPTNPSGANFRSRPPSTDGTRYFPLLSRVLNGNLTQSGPTQGSAWETVSDVERELNFALTVRDNAESGGQVVSELVNILVTNNSGPFSVTSQASATTLIAGDVETIEWNVSNTNVSPINTELVDILLSNDGGASFSTVLAAGVENDGSHDIVVPALPTSEARIMIRPVDNVYYAVNSSDFTIEVSEIVLNFSNLEFDVCHFADLTVPFNYETYLGFDEEVVLTAENVPENLIVTIVPDTVITGDTNIEVLFENTENVPEGSYPIRIVATSASITRDVALTLNVFDTDYPEVMMTAPENGLVDASVKTLLQWEDNPSYSSYEVQIATDVSFANIVEEATVKGTSFTPTDLQNQTTYYWRVKPQNICGEGSFNASFNFTTVQVSCDTKNGGELPNIISALGTPRVTSKISFFEDLPVSDININLNIEHSFLADLVVRLTSPQGTSVTLVSNSCGDLQNIDATFDDDGDAFECGENADTAITGTVKPLGALSSFNGESIFGEWILEVSDNATSDGGILVDFSMDVCIEGEFRPDADKDGVFDDGDDLCLGTPEGAKVDTSGCQVFRFPTDNFSVSVQSESCRNNDDGLIIIESILNLDYSVTVTSNVVNITDTFTDIFSLDGLSSGTYQFCISSSGEIDYEPYCFEVVVMQPEALGVTSKIVDDGEQLSVALRGSDLYNIEFNGQLFQTDKSEITLTLNSGKNTLAVSTLKSCQGVFEDEFFISSSPKVFPNPFRANTKLLLAEAEENLTIGIFTSNGQLIKSSNYKPNGRELDLDFTALPPGIYMVKLNGRSVQETIKVVKQ from the coding sequence ATGGTTACAAAATTACGTCTTGTTTTTTCAATTACCATAGTATTTTTCTCCTTTTACGCTTCAGGGCAAGGTAAATACTGGGAAAAACTTTCAGCGCAAAGCAATTTGGGCCAAAAAGCCCTTAAAGAAGTAAAGGTCGAGAAAGGTCAGGTCTTTTCATTTCAAGAAAAACTTTTCAAGCAAGACCTACATTCTATTTCAACCTCTAAAGGGTCGTCTAAAATTGTTTATTTTCCAGATGAGACGGGTAAATCGATAGCATATGAAATTTACGAATCGTCTGTTCTATCTAGTGAACTATCCCGAAAATATCCTGAGATTAAATCTTACAGAGGGCATGCGCTCAATGGCCGTAATGATAGAATTAGACTGAGTATTTCCCATAAAGATGTACAGGCGATGGTTGTACATAGTGATGGTAGTCCGAATAGTTTTATGCAAAAAACGGGAGCTAATCGATATGTATTTTACTCAAGAACTGCCAAAAACAGTGAAGATATTGACTTTGTATGTGCGACTCAAGAGAAAGTTGCACTGAATTCGTCATATATCTCTGCCAAACCGGTAAATGATCAAATGCTGCGAAAGTATCGTGTGGCTATTTCAGCGACCGCTGAATATACCCAACACCATGGGGGCACTGTAGCCGATGCTTTGGCAGCTATCAACTCGACTTTGACAAGGGTGAATGAAGTTTTTGAAACAGATTTGGCAGTCACTTTAGAACTGGTGCCAGATAATGACGAGGTGATTTATACCAATGCGGCAACAGATCCTTATACAGGTAGTTTAGGTGCTTTGGGTAATCAAGCGCAAAGAACTTTAGATGAAGAAATAGGTGTTTCTAACTATGATTTGGGTCACGTATTGCATAAGGGTGAAAATGGGGGTAATGCCGGTTTTATAGGTGGTATTTGCGTAAATGGTCAGAAAGGGAGTGCCTACTCTTCAGGCCAACAGCCTGAAGGAGATGTTTATGACCTTGATTTTGTTGCTCATGAAATGGGACATCAATTAGGGGCCAACCACACATGGTCATATGAACTTGAGGGCACCTTGGTTCAAGTTGAACCCGGCAGTGGTTCTACCATCATGGGCTATGCGGGCATTACGGAAAGTGATAATGTGCTGCCCAATGGAGACGATTATTTTCACTACGTAAGCATTGAACAGATTATTGCGAATTTAAAGTCTAAAGGCTGTGGTGAGTTACTTTCATTATCCAATAATCCACCGGTAGTTGAAGCTTTAGAAGATTATGTTATTCCAAAATCTACGGCATTTATACTTTCTGGTGTAGCAACTGATCCAGATGAGGAAGATGTGTTGACATACACTTGGGAACAGATTGATAACGGAGTGGTTACGAGCGCGACCTTCGGCCCGACCAACCCTAGTGGAGCTAACTTTAGGTCTCGGCCTCCGAGTACAGATGGTACGCGATACTTTCCATTATTGTCAAGGGTGCTGAATGGAAACCTGACGCAATCGGGCCCAACACAGGGTTCTGCCTGGGAAACGGTATCAGATGTAGAGCGTGAACTGAATTTTGCCCTAACGGTAAGAGATAATGCCGAGAGCGGTGGTCAAGTTGTGTCCGAATTGGTCAATATTCTGGTGACAAATAATAGCGGTCCGTTCTCCGTGACCTCGCAGGCTTCGGCTACAACATTGATTGCCGGAGATGTAGAAACCATTGAGTGGAATGTTTCAAACACCAACGTGTCACCTATAAATACTGAATTGGTAGATATCTTGCTTTCCAATGACGGAGGGGCTTCCTTTAGTACGGTTCTAGCGGCAGGGGTTGAAAACGATGGTTCACATGACATTGTAGTTCCGGCATTGCCCACGAGTGAAGCAAGAATTATGATTAGGCCTGTTGATAATGTTTATTATGCCGTAAATTCTTCCGATTTTACCATTGAAGTCTCAGAAATAGTGCTGAATTTTTCCAATTTAGAATTTGATGTATGTCACTTTGCCGATTTAACTGTTCCTTTCAATTATGAAACTTATTTAGGTTTTGATGAGGAGGTGGTGTTGACCGCGGAAAACGTGCCAGAAAATCTGATAGTAACGATAGTTCCCGATACCGTGATTACCGGTGACACTAATATCGAGGTTCTTTTCGAAAATACCGAAAATGTGCCCGAGGGCAGTTATCCAATTCGAATAGTCGCAACTTCGGCCAGTATTACCAGAGATGTGGCTTTAACACTGAATGTATTCGACACCGATTACCCTGAAGTAATGATGACGGCGCCTGAAAACGGATTGGTCGATGCTTCGGTCAAAACGTTGTTGCAGTGGGAAGATAATCCCTCGTACAGTTCTTACGAGGTTCAAATTGCGACCGATGTTAGTTTTGCCAATATTGTCGAGGAGGCAACGGTAAAGGGCACTTCATTTACGCCGACCGACCTTCAGAACCAAACAACTTACTACTGGAGGGTTAAACCGCAGAACATTTGCGGTGAGGGAAGCTTTAATGCCTCCTTCAATTTCACTACGGTACAGGTAAGCTGTGATACTAAAAATGGCGGGGAGTTGCCAAATATCATATCCGCCTTAGGAACGCCCAGAGTAACCTCCAAGATTTCATTTTTCGAAGATTTACCTGTTTCCGATATAAATATAAATTTAAATATCGAACATAGTTTTTTGGCAGATTTGGTTGTTCGCCTTACTTCGCCCCAAGGTACTTCGGTTACCCTAGTTTCCAATTCTTGCGGTGATTTGCAAAATATCGATGCTACTTTCGACGATGATGGTGATGCTTTCGAATGCGGTGAAAATGCTGATACGGCCATAACCGGTACGGTAAAACCTCTGGGAGCACTTAGCTCTTTTAATGGAGAGTCGATTTTCGGGGAATGGATTTTAGAAGTTTCCGATAATGCCACATCAGATGGCGGTATTTTAGTTGATTTTTCTATGGATGTGTGTATAGAAGGTGAGTTTAGACCAGATGCAGATAAAGACGGGGTTTTTGATGATGGCGATGATTTATGTCTTGGTACTCCTGAAGGTGCAAAAGTTGATACTTCGGGCTGTCAGGTATTCCGGTTTCCAACTGATAATTTTTCAGTTTCGGTACAAAGTGAATCTTGTAGAAATAATGATGACGGACTAATTATAATTGAGTCCATACTTAATTTAGACTACAGTGTAACGGTAACGAGTAATGTCGTAAATATCACCGATACCTTTACCGATATTTTTTCTTTAGACGGACTAAGTTCTGGTACCTACCAATTCTGTATTTCGAGTTCTGGTGAAATTGATTATGAACCTTATTGTTTCGAAGTAGTAGTTATGCAGCCCGAAGCCTTGGGAGTAACTTCGAAGATTGTTGATGATGGAGAGCAACTGTCGGTTGCTTTGAGGGGATCTGATCTATATAATATTGAGTTCAACGGGCAGTTGTTTCAAACCGATAAATCAGAAATTACATTGACCCTTAATAGTGGTAAAAATACCTTAGCGGTATCGACTCTTAAGTCTTGTCAAGGGGTTTTTGAAGATGAGTTTTTTATAAGTAGCTCACCCAAGGTATTCCCAAATCCGTTTAGGGCCAATACCAAATTGTTATTGGCAGAAGCTGAGGAAAATCTTACTATTGGTATTTTTACCAGTAATGGCCAATTGATTAAATCGAGTAATTATAAACCAAACGGTAGAGAGCTAGATTTAGATTTCACCGCTTTGCCCCCAGGTATTTATATGGTCAAATTAAATGGTAGGTCGGTACAGGAAACAATTAAAGTGGTTAAGCAATGA
- a CDS encoding riboflavin kinase/FMN adenylyltransferase yields MVTVQSLSKYDEPHPTAITIGTFDGVHIGHRKILERLIKNAATLNLKSTVLTFFPHPRMVLQKDTDIKLLNTIDEKTQILKNLGLDQLIIHPFTREFSRLTATEFVRDILVNDLKTKKIIIGYDHRFGRNRNANITDLKAFGNTLDFEVEEIPAQEVEEVSVSSTKIRKALEDGDITTANSYLGYSYMLTGTIKKGKGLGRKLNFPTANLHIEENYKLVPKNGVYVVKSTLQGETVYGMMNIGYNPTVAGKEKSTEINFFDFDQDLYGKKIQIEILHRIRDEHKFDSVEELKQQLQKDKETSLKLLS; encoded by the coding sequence GTGGTAACAGTCCAAAGCCTTTCCAAATACGATGAACCGCATCCCACGGCAATCACTATAGGTACTTTTGACGGTGTGCATATCGGGCACCGTAAAATACTCGAAAGACTTATCAAAAATGCTGCCACACTGAATTTAAAATCAACGGTGCTCACCTTTTTTCCGCATCCGAGAATGGTATTGCAGAAAGACACAGATATTAAACTTCTCAACACCATAGATGAGAAAACGCAAATTCTCAAGAACCTTGGTCTTGACCAACTTATCATACACCCTTTTACTAGGGAGTTCTCACGCTTGACGGCCACCGAGTTTGTTCGAGATATTTTGGTCAACGATTTGAAAACCAAAAAGATCATTATCGGTTACGACCATCGGTTCGGCAGAAATAGAAATGCAAACATCACTGACCTAAAAGCCTTTGGCAACACCTTAGATTTCGAAGTAGAGGAAATACCGGCACAGGAAGTTGAAGAAGTATCCGTTAGTTCTACCAAAATTAGAAAAGCGCTCGAAGATGGTGACATTACTACGGCCAATTCTTATTTAGGCTATTCTTACATGCTTACCGGTACCATTAAAAAAGGAAAGGGACTCGGCAGAAAACTTAATTTTCCAACGGCAAACCTTCACATTGAAGAAAACTATAAGCTTGTACCTAAAAACGGAGTGTATGTAGTTAAAAGTACATTACAGGGCGAGACGGTATACGGCATGATGAACATCGGCTATAATCCGACCGTAGCTGGAAAAGAAAAAAGTACTGAAATCAATTTCTTCGACTTCGACCAAGATTTATACGGAAAGAAAATTCAAATTGAAATACTTCATCGAATTCGTGATGAGCATAAGTTCGATTCTGTAGAAGAACTGAAACAGCAGCTGCAAAAGGACAAGGAAACTTCTCTGAAACTTCTCTCATAA
- a CDS encoding seryl-tRNA synthetase, whose translation MLQLQTIRDKKDKIINALKKRNIDASPLVDGVLELDEKRRATQTQLDNILAESNKLSKEIGMLFKSGKPQEANELKEKTGALKEESKNLSEQLNSVAEELQALLYQIPNTPHDLVPAGNSEDDNEEIFKEGEVPTLATDALRHWELAKKYDIIDFELGVKITGAGFPVYKGKGARLQRALISYFLDKNTEAGYTEMQVPHLVNELSGYGTGQLPDKEGQMYHVTEDDLYLIPTGEVPVTNILRNEIVSEGDFPIKYTAYTPCFRREAGSYGAHVRGLNRLHQFDKVEIVRVEHPSKSYDALDGMVEHIKNILRELKLPYRILRLCGGDLGFTAALTYDFEVFSTAQDRWLEISSASNFETYQANRLKLRYKDENGKSQLAHTLNGSSLALPRVLAGILENFQTAEGIKIPEVLIPYCGFDIID comes from the coding sequence ATGTTACAATTACAGACCATTCGAGATAAAAAGGATAAAATCATCAATGCCTTAAAGAAAAGGAATATTGATGCTTCACCCTTGGTGGATGGTGTTTTAGAGCTGGATGAAAAAAGGCGGGCAACACAAACGCAGCTTGATAATATTTTAGCGGAAAGCAACAAGCTATCTAAAGAAATAGGCATGCTTTTCAAAAGCGGAAAACCTCAGGAAGCCAATGAATTAAAAGAGAAAACCGGCGCTCTAAAGGAAGAATCAAAAAACTTGAGCGAACAACTGAATTCTGTTGCCGAAGAGTTACAGGCCCTTTTGTACCAGATACCCAATACCCCTCACGATTTGGTACCGGCCGGAAACTCTGAAGATGACAACGAAGAGATTTTCAAGGAAGGTGAAGTTCCTACTTTAGCCACCGATGCTTTACGACATTGGGAACTTGCCAAGAAATATGATATCATCGATTTTGAGCTCGGAGTAAAGATTACCGGTGCAGGATTTCCCGTCTACAAGGGCAAAGGCGCTCGTCTGCAACGAGCCCTTATCTCTTATTTTTTAGATAAAAACACTGAAGCCGGTTACACCGAAATGCAAGTACCTCATTTAGTCAATGAGCTATCGGGCTACGGCACAGGTCAACTGCCCGACAAAGAGGGACAAATGTACCATGTTACCGAAGACGATCTATATTTGATACCCACAGGGGAAGTTCCGGTAACCAATATTCTACGTAATGAAATCGTTTCTGAGGGTGATTTCCCGATAAAATATACAGCCTACACCCCTTGTTTCAGAAGAGAGGCCGGTAGTTATGGGGCGCATGTTCGTGGTCTGAACAGGCTTCACCAGTTCGATAAGGTAGAGATTGTACGGGTTGAGCATCCTTCAAAATCATACGATGCTTTAGACGGCATGGTAGAGCATATAAAGAATATTTTAAGAGAACTAAAATTACCTTATCGCATACTTCGCCTATGTGGCGGTGATTTGGGCTTTACCGCAGCCCTTACTTACGATTTTGAAGTGTTTTCAACAGCACAAGACCGCTGGTTAGAAATCAGTTCCGCTTCTAATTTTGAGACTTATCAAGCCAATAGATTAAAACTTCGCTACAAAGATGAAAACGGCAAAAGTCAATTGGCCCATACCCTTAATGGAAGTTCGTTGGCCCTTCCACGGGTTCTCGCGGGGATATTAGAGAACTTCCAAACGGCGGAAGGTATAAAAATTCCTGAAGTCTTGATTCCTTATTGTGGTTTCGATATCATCGATTAA
- a CDS encoding dimethyladenosine transferase, producing MSKKKKRGKPKHDRPSKVRGPVKAKKHLGQHFLKDESIARQIAETLSLKGYTNVIEIGPGTGVLTKYLLSEEIRLVAMDLDADSIIYLNHSFPLEHPQVLKGKATLEVVEADFLNYDLNTLFGKEQFAITGNFPYNISSQIVFKMLEIKGQVPEFSGMFQKEVAQRICEKEGNKTYGILSVLVQAFYDAEYLFTVPAQVFDPPPKVQSGVLRLVRKPNFELECDEKLFFKVVKSAFNQRRKTIRNSLKTFELSDDLRSEEVFDKRPEQLSVPDFINLTKKIESDLKEHQ from the coding sequence ATGTCGAAAAAGAAAAAACGTGGAAAACCTAAACACGACCGACCTTCAAAAGTAAGAGGGCCTGTAAAAGCTAAGAAGCACCTAGGCCAACATTTTCTTAAAGATGAGTCCATCGCCCGTCAAATTGCAGAAACCCTTTCATTAAAGGGCTATACCAATGTAATTGAAATAGGCCCTGGAACCGGAGTGCTAACCAAATATTTACTTTCAGAAGAAATACGATTGGTCGCAATGGACCTTGATGCAGATTCGATTATATATCTCAATCATAGTTTTCCGTTAGAGCATCCTCAAGTTTTAAAAGGAAAAGCAACTTTAGAGGTGGTCGAAGCTGATTTCTTGAATTATGACCTCAACACTCTTTTTGGCAAAGAACAGTTCGCCATTACAGGAAATTTTCCTTATAACATTTCTTCTCAAATTGTTTTTAAGATGCTTGAGATAAAAGGGCAAGTACCCGAATTTTCGGGAATGTTCCAAAAAGAGGTAGCGCAACGTATCTGTGAAAAAGAAGGCAACAAAACCTACGGTATTCTATCGGTACTCGTACAAGCTTTCTACGATGCCGAATATCTTTTTACCGTACCCGCTCAAGTTTTCGACCCTCCGCCAAAAGTACAATCAGGAGTGCTAAGACTGGTTCGAAAACCGAATTTCGAGCTGGAATGTGACGAGAAGCTTTTCTTCAAAGTCGTTAAATCAGCTTTCAACCAGAGAAGAAAGACCATTCGTAACAGTTTGAAGACCTTTGAACTCTCTGACGACTTACGAAGTGAAGAGGTTTTTGACAAAAGACCGGAGCAGCTTAGCGTACCAGACTTTATCAATTTGACAAAAAAAATAGAGTCAGATTTAAAAGAACATCAATAA